The sequence CGCGGCTTCGCGAGCCTCTCGAAGATTGCGAAGCACGTCGACGTATGGTGGACCACGGGCGCACAGGTCGAACAGATGCTGGGGTCCGGCGAAGTGGACATGATCAGCACGTGGATCTCGCGCGCCCAATCGGCAATCGCCAACGGGGCGCCGGTCGGTATCGTCTGGAACCAGAACATCTGGGGCGTCGACAACTGGTCGATTCTGAAGGGCTCGCCGAACGCCGATGCATGCCGCGAATTCATCAAGTTCGCCGCCGATCCGAAACGCCAGGCCGCGCTGGTCGACTATTTCCCGGCCGGTCTGACGCAACCCGAAGCATTCAACTTCATCAAGCCGGAGATCGCGAAAAACTGCCCGACTTACCCCCAGAACATGGCCAACGGCCTGCATATCGATGCGAAGTACTGGCAGGAAAACCAGAGCGTAGCGCTCGAGCGATTCAATCGCTGGATCCTGACGTAAGCGCGCCGCCACGCCCTGTCACCTTTTCACGGAGGCCGATTCCATGCCTGCTTCGAATCTTCAGATCACGGGACTTAGCAAACGCTACGGCGATTTCGTCGCGCTCGCGCCGACCAGTCTCGACGTCGCCGAGGGCGAATTCCTGACCTTGCTCGGGCCGAGCGGCTCCGGCAAGACCACCCTGCTCAGCCTGATCGCCGGCCTCGCCCTGCCGGATGAAGGACAGATTCGTATCAACGGCGTGGACGTGACGTACGGTGCGCCGTATGAACGCGACATCGGCATGGTGTTTCAGAACTACGCGCTGTTCCCGCACATGACGGTTGCGCAAAACATTGCGTTTCCGCTGCAGATGCGCAAGACCGACGCAAAGGCCACCCAGGACAAGGTGATGCAAGCGCTGGAGATGGTGCATTTGCCGCATGTGGCGCAACGCTATCCACGCGAGCTATCCGGCGGCCAGCAGCAGCGGATCGCGCTCGCGCGCTGCATGGTCTACCGGCCGTCGATCATTCTGATGGACGAACCGCTCGGCGCGCTCGACAAGAAACTGCGCGATCACATGCAACTCGAGATCAAGCGCATCCATCGCGAACTCGGCACGACGATCGTCTACGTGACGCACGATCAGGAAGAAGCGATGACGATGTCGGATCGCATCTGCCTGATGAACGCGGGTTCGATCGCACAACTCGGCACGCCGGCCGATCTGTATTTCCGCCCCAACAGCGTCTTCGTCGCGGACTTTCTCGGCGAGTCGAATCTGCTCGACGCGGTCGTCACGGGCCGTGCAGGCGATCAGGTGCAGATCAGCGTGCAAGGCGTCGCAAAAGGCGAAGCGATGGCCTACGACCCGGTGATCGGCAACGGCAAGCCAGTCAAGCTGATGCTGCGTCCGCAAAACTTGCGCGTGCACGACGGCGCGAGTTCGGATACCGGCAACGGTGGCAGCCTGTCGGCCAAACTCACCGACATCATGGTGACCGGCAGCATGACGAAGCTCTATCTCGAGCCGCATACCGCCAATGCCGCGCCGCTCGTCGCTGCCTTCCCCACCAACCGTTTCGGCAGCCGGTACGAAGTCGGGCAAACGCTCGGCCTGTCGTGGCTCGCAGCCGACGCCGTCGCGATCGCGGGGTAAGCGATGAATCATTCCGCTTTGAGCGCGCGCCCTTCCCAGCCCGCGGGACCGGCACAGCCCGTCCAACCCGCGCCGCGCCGGTCCGCCTGGCGCGCGTGGCTGCGGCCCGGTGCGAAAGGTGCGCCGCTTGTCGTGCTGCTGCTCGTGATGCTGGTCTATCCGGTTGGCCAACTGTTGCTGCTCAGCATTCACAACGACACCGGCTTCACGCTGATCGAATACAAGCGGCTGTTCGCGTCGTCCGTGTATGTGGACGTGCTGCTGATCACGCTGAAAGTGTCGCTATGGACCACCTTCTTCTCGGTGCTGACCGGCTATCCGATCGCGTATCTGATTTCCTCGGCGACGCGTGAACGCAAGAACCGCCTGCTGTTCTGGGTCCTGCTGTCGTTCTGGACCAGCTTTCTCGTGCGCACGTTTGCGTGGGTCGTGCTGCTCGGGCGCAACGGTGTCATCAATCAACTGCTGCTCAAACTCGGCATCATCGACGAACCGCTGAGCCTGCTCTATCACTTTTCCAGCGTGATCGTCGGCATGGTGCATGCGCTGATGCCGCTCGCGGTGCTGACCATGCTGTCGGTCATGGAGAACATCGACCGCCGGCTGCCGAGCGCCGCGGCCACGCTGGGCGCGCGTCCCGGCACCGTGTTCTGGAAGGTGTATTTCCCGCTGTCGTTGCCGGGCGTCGCGGCCGGCGCCTTGATGGTGTTCGTCACCGCGATCGGCTTCTTCATTACGCCGACGCTGCTAGGCGGCCGTCACCAGACGATGATCACGCAACTGATTATCGATCAGGTGATGCAGGCGCTGAACTGGGGCTTTGCCGGCGCGATTTCGGTGCTGCTGCTCGCGGTGGTGCTAATCGTCTTCCTGGTGTACGACCGCATGGTCGGCCTCTCGACCATGGCGGGCGAAAGCGCGGGCGCGAAAGGCTCACGTGCGGGCGGCTGGAGCCGCAAGCTCGGCGACCTGATTCTGACCGCGCTCGGCAACGCGACCGATGCGTTGCTCGCCGTGCTGCCCCGCTCGCACAAAGGCCGCAAACGCAGCGCGTCCGGCAGCGGCGACAGCCTGACGCTGCGCGTGATCGTGTTCCTGCTGCTGGTGTTTCTCAGCGCGCCGGCGTTCCTCATGATCCCGCTGTCGTTCGATTCGGCTTCCGGGCTGGCGTGGCCGCCGCACGGTTTTTCGCTGCAATGGTATCGGCAGATCGTCGATTCGCCGCTGTGGATGCAGGCGATCACGCGCTCGATGCTGGTGGGTCTCGGCACCGGCGTACTGTCGATGCTGATCGGCACGCCCGCCGCGTTCCTGCTGGTGCGCGGCGGCATGCGCGGCAAGGCGGCCATGCTGGCGTTCGTGCTGTCGCCGATCGTCGTGCCGCGCATGATCATCGCGGTCGGCATCTTCTATTTCTTCGCCAAGATCGGTCTGGTCGGGTCGTCACTCGGCCTGGTGCTTGCCCATACGACGGTTGCCGTGCCCTACGTCGTGATCACGATGATGGCCGTGCTGCGCAACTACGACACCCGTCTCGATCTCGCCGCGCAGAGTCTGGGCGCACGTCCGTGGGCCACCCTGCGCCGCGTCACGTTTCCGATTCTGGGCGCGGGTTTGATGTCGTCGTTCCTGTTCGCGTTCGCGACCTCGTTCGATGAACTGACCATCGCCCTCTTCACCTCGGGTGGCCTGAGCACGACCTTGCCCAAGCAGTTCTGGGACGAAATCACGATGCAGATCTCGCCGGTGATTGCGGCCGTTTCGACCTGCCTCTTCATCTTTATCGCCGCGCTCATCTGGGTCGCGGACCGTTTGCGCCGGCGCAGCCTCGCCGCCTGAACCCCATTCATTCACCGAGACTCTTTATGCTTTCAGCACAACAATTACGCGGCGTCCTGCCGGCCATTCCGACGCCGGTCAACGCCGACGACACGATCGACAGCGGCGCGGCCCGCACCTTGATGCGCTATCTGCTCAAGCAGGGCGTGGACGGCGTCGTGCCGCTCGGAGGCACCGGCGAATACGGCGCGCTAGCGCGTGCCGAACGCATCCGCATGGCCAGCATCGCCGCCGAGGAAGCGGCGGGCAGCATCCCGGTCATCGCGGGCGTGCTCGACCCGGGATATCACGACGCCATGCAGGCAGGCAAGGAATTCGCCGCAGCGGGTGCGGACGGCTTGCTGGTGCTGACGCCCTACTACACGAATCCGACCCAAGGCGGCATTCGCGACTACTTCCTGCGTTACGCCGACGAATCGCCGCTGCCGATCCTGATCTATGAGATTCCGTATCGCACCCGCATTTCGATCGCGCCCGAAGTGCTGCACGAACTCTCGAAGCACGAGCGGATCATCGGCATGAAGGCGTGCAATACCGACATGTGGCATTTCCTGCGCACCGTGGCCGGCGTCGACAAGTCGTTCTCGATTCTGAGCGGGGAGGACACGTTGTTTCCGTTGCATGTCGCGGCGGGCGCGCGTGGCGGCATCGTGGTGACGGCAAGCCTGTTGCCAAGCGCCTGGCGCAAGATCTATCAGCTCGCGGCCGACGGAAAAACGCAGGAAGCGCTCGCTCTGCACCGCTCGCTGATCCCATTGATGAACCTGGCGTTTGCCGAAACCAATCCAGGCCCGATGAAATCCGTGATGGATCTGATCGGCGTGCATGCGCCGACGATGCTTGCACCGCTGGTCCAGGCGGCGCCGGAGTTGTCGGCGAATCTGCGGGTCGAACTGGCGAAGCAGCTCGACGCGTTCGAGCGCCGGCTGTGACGGCTCAGCGCTGATAGCCCGTGAGCCGCGACTTCGAAATCGACGTCGCGGCCACCTGCACGTGTTGCGCGAGTTCGGCTTCCACTTTTTCACGCGACCAGCGCGAGGTCGGCACCGAGATATTGATCGCGGCGACGCCCATGCCGCCGTGATCCGTCACCGGCGCGGCAACGGAAATATCGCCGAGCACGGTTTCGTTCTCGATCACCGCGTAGCCGCGCCGGGCGACTTTGCGCACCCGCTCGAGCAGTTTGTCGGGATTGGTTTCGGTGTAGTGCGTAAGCGGTTCGAGATGCGTTTGCGCGAGGATGTCGCGCACGCGATCGTCGGACAGACGCGACAGGATCGCGATGCCGGCGGCGGTAAACATAGCCGGCAAACGCGCGCCGACCACGATGTCGATATTGACCAGATGCTGGCCTGGAAACCGCGCGACGAACACGATTTCGTGCCCATCGAGCTCCAGCAGATTGGTGGTCTCGCCGAGACGCCGGCTGATGTCGAGCAGATACGGCGAAGCCTTGTCGATGAGCTCGTTGGCGCGCACGTAGTTGTAGGAGAACTGCAGCACTTTCGTCGTGAGGCCGTAGTTGCGCGTGTCGGGAACGCGGTACAGATAACCGAGCGCTTCCAGCGTATGCACGAGACGCTGTGTCGCACTGCGGTCGAGGCCGGAGGCCCTCGCGATATCGACGAGCGTCATGTGACGGCTCGGACCGTCGAACGCATGCAACACCTGAAACGCTTTTTCGGTCGAGCCGACGAACAGCGACGAGCGCGGTGTCTCCGGTTCAGCCGCCTTGATCTTGCGGGCTGTGCCTCTGGCGTGTTCTGACATGGTGGTATCGCGGCCTTAAGACAGATCGAATAGCAGTTATCTCGATTGTAATGCGATTGAATCGGACAACAGCAGCAAATTTGAAGTCTGTGGAGCATTCATGCTTTCATGCGTAGCTGATTACCGGATCGCCGCCCAGAAACGTCTGCCGCGCCTCGCCTTCGACTATCTCGACGGTGGCGCCGAGGACGGCGACGCCTTGCGCCGCAATGCCGAGGCCTACCGTCAATGGCTCTTCAAACCGCGCGTGCTGACCGACGTGTCGCGCTGCTCGAGCGCCACACAGTTTTTCGGACGGGAGGCGTCCGCACCGTTGATCGTCGGGCCGACTGGTCTGAATGGCCTGTTCTGGCCGCGCGCCGACGAATTGCTCGCCCACGCCGCGAGCGAAGCGGGCTTGCCCTTCGTTCTGTCGACGGCCTCCACCTCCCTGCTCGAAGACGTGCGCGCCGCGGCGCCGCATGGCGACCTGTGGATGCAGCTCTATGTGCAGCAGGACCGCGGTATTGCCGAGGACCTGATGCGGCGCGCGAGCGCGGCCGGCTTTTCCACGCTCGTCCTGACGGTCGATGTGCCGGTCCATGGCAAACGCGATCATGACACCCGCAACGGCTTCGCGCTGCCTTTGCGGCTATCGCCGCGGCTCATCGCCGATTGCATCCGCCATCCGCACTGGTGCTGGCAGATGGCCCGCCATGGCTCGCCACAATTGAAGAACATCGCACAGAGCGTCGGTGAACGGGCCGACCTGTCACGTCACGCCGCCATGCTCAGCCGCCAGATGGACTTGACGCTCGGCTGGGCGGATCTCGACTGGGTCCGGCGGCACTGGAGCGGCAAGCTGATCGTGAAAGGCATACAGGGGCGCGACGACGCATTGCTGGCGCTCGCCCATGGAACGGATGGGATCGTGCTGTCGAATCACGGCGGACGGCAATTGGGCAGCACGTTCGCGCCGCTCGAACTGTTGCCGGACATCGCCGACGCCGTGGGGAACCGCCTCGATGTTTTCGTCGACGGCGGCGTGCGGCGCGGCAGCGATGCGTTGAAAGCCGTCTCGCTGGGCGCACGCGGCGTATTGCTCGGGCGTGCGCCGCTTTACGGCCTGGCGTCGCGCGGCGGCGCCGGCGTCAGAGAGGTGCTGGCCTTGATGATGCAGGAGATGCATATCGCCATGCGCTTGCTGGGGTGTGGCGCGCTCGCTCAACTGGGACCGGGCCTGGTCGAGCGCGCGGCGTGGGATCGTTGAGGATCGCTGAACGCACTACACCGGCGCCGCGTTTGCCTTGACCGGCGGCTCCTCGTAGTCTTCAGCGTCGATGTCATAACCCGACGGCTCCCAGCGGATCGCCAACAGCACGAGCAACGAACTCAGCGGCGCGATCGCGATCACCCAGAAGACCTTCGTCCCTAACGCGGCGGCCAGAACCGGGAACAGAAATAGCGAGACCGTCGACGCGGAACGTACCAAGGTCTGATTGAAACCTACGCCGATTCCGCGCAGCGAGGTCGGGTAGCTGAGCGACGCATACGTCATCGAATGGGAGCCCGGTCCGAAACCTTGTCCGAACAGATAGCCGCCGAGCAACAGGATCGCCACCACGACAAGCGCGCCGCTGCCCGGTTTGCCGATCAGCGCGAGCCCGATCAGCGAGGCAAACTGCAGCGAGTGACCGAGCACCGTCATCTTCCACGCCCCGACGGTCGGCGCGGTGCGCACACCGATCAGCCCACCCACGAAGGCAAAGGCCAGATTCAGCGCGAGCGCCGCGATGATCGTCGTGAGCGGCCCCTGATGAAAGAAGCTGGTGATAATCACCGGCAAGCCGAAGATGATCGCGTTATAGCCGAACGAAGAGGCACTGCCGATCACTGCGGCAAGAATCGTGCGACGCCGGTAAGTCGCGTTGAACAGCACGCCATAGTTACGCCACGATGCCGCGCGCGGCGCCTTGACCGGCGTCGCGCTTCGTTCAACCACGGCGTCGACGCCGTATGAGCGCTTCAGAATGCGCGCGGCTTCGTCGAGATCGCCCTGATTCGCTGCCCAAACAGGCGATTCGCTGATATAGCGGCTGCGCACGAGGATGATCGCGATGGCCGGTACCGCACCGAACGCGAGCGTCAGACGCCATAGCCAGCCAAGCTGATGCTCGGGCAGAATCGCGTACAGCCCGAGAATCAGCAGATAGCAGGTGCTCGTGGCCGCATACCAGGCGGGACACCACGCGGCAACGCTGGCCGCCTTGTTGCCCTTGCCCGCCACCCGCGAAAACTCCGCGAGAAACGCCATGGCCACCGGCAGATCGAGACCGACGCCGAAGCCCATTAGAAATCGTGCGCCACCGAGCACCCATGCATTCGGCGCGAGACCCGCAGCAATCGCTGCAACGACGAAGAACAGCATGTCGGCCATGAACACCCGATAACGGCCGATGCGATCAGTCAGATAGCCGCCGAACAACGCGCCCAGGATCGCACCAAATGTGATCGCCGACGAGACGAATCCCACCTGAACCGGCGACAGCGAAAACTGGCGCGCGATGTCCTTGATCCCGTAAGCGAGCGACGTCAGATCGTAAGCATCGAGAAAGACGCCACCGAGGGCGATCGCAATCACGATGCGCGCATTACTCCCCTTTGCGGCGCCTGCGTTGACGATGCGCGAAACGTCCTGCGCACTACGGATGACGGTGGGAGGCACTGCGTTACCGGCAGGCGCTTGCGGGTCGGCAACGGTAGAGGGGAAAGCAACGGTGGACATGATCTCGCGTTCGCATGAATGGCTGAAGCGTCGCATGGTAGCCATGCAATCCATGTCGGCAAAACGACGAATTTAACTATGCAAATCGGGAAAATGCGCCTTTGCACCAGACTAGTGCCGCACGACCCTTCAGGTAGTTTGGTTCGAACACCTGCAGATTTTCTTATCAACAATGATTGGTTGGAATCGAGCGCACACGAATCTAACGTGTAGTGCCGGTTACCTGCTATTGCCCCACCTGAGCATTTGCATTCCACTCCCCTCATTCGATTGGTATCGCCGCATGCGCTATTTTCGTCTGCTGAAAACTTTCGTCACCGTGGCGACCCTGTCGCTCGCCGCGGTTCACGCCTATGCGGATAAGCCAGCGGTGATCCGGATCGGCGTCGCGCAGCAGGGCACGGGCGATCCCCCTACCTTTGGCGGATCACCGGCTGCGACCGTGCAATTGCAGCAGTCGCTCGAAAAGGAATTCGCCGCCGACGGCATCAAGGTCGAATGGCTGTTCTTCAAAGGCGCCGGTCCAGCGGTCAACGAAGCAATCGCTGACAAATCGCTCGACTTCGCTTTTCAGGGCGACCTGCCTGCGGTGCTGGCCCGTGCCAATGGCCTGAAAACCCACCTTCTGCTCGCCACGGGCGTACGCACCGGCATCAAGATCGCGGTACCTACGGATTCGGACGTGCGCTCGATCAAAGACCTCAAAGGTCGCCGCGTATCGATCTTTCGCGGCACTAATCTTCAACTGGTCGC comes from Burkholderia sp. GAS332 and encodes:
- a CDS encoding putative spermidine/putrescine transport system ATP-binding protein; the encoded protein is MPASNLQITGLSKRYGDFVALAPTSLDVAEGEFLTLLGPSGSGKTTLLSLIAGLALPDEGQIRINGVDVTYGAPYERDIGMVFQNYALFPHMTVAQNIAFPLQMRKTDAKATQDKVMQALEMVHLPHVAQRYPRELSGGQQQRIALARCMVYRPSIILMDEPLGALDKKLRDHMQLEIKRIHRELGTTIVYVTHDQEEAMTMSDRICLMNAGSIAQLGTPADLYFRPNSVFVADFLGESNLLDAVVTGRAGDQVQISVQGVAKGEAMAYDPVIGNGKPVKLMLRPQNLRVHDGASSDTGNGGSLSAKLTDIMVTGSMTKLYLEPHTANAAPLVAAFPTNRFGSRYEVGQTLGLSWLAADAVAIAG
- a CDS encoding ABC-type spermidine/putrescine transport system, permease component I, which encodes MNHSALSARPSQPAGPAQPVQPAPRRSAWRAWLRPGAKGAPLVVLLLVMLVYPVGQLLLLSIHNDTGFTLIEYKRLFASSVYVDVLLITLKVSLWTTFFSVLTGYPIAYLISSATRERKNRLLFWVLLSFWTSFLVRTFAWVVLLGRNGVINQLLLKLGIIDEPLSLLYHFSSVIVGMVHALMPLAVLTMLSVMENIDRRLPSAAATLGARPGTVFWKVYFPLSLPGVAAGALMVFVTAIGFFITPTLLGGRHQTMITQLIIDQVMQALNWGFAGAISVLLLAVVLIVFLVYDRMVGLSTMAGESAGAKGSRAGGWSRKLGDLILTALGNATDALLAVLPRSHKGRKRSASGSGDSLTLRVIVFLLLVFLSAPAFLMIPLSFDSASGLAWPPHGFSLQWYRQIVDSPLWMQAITRSMLVGLGTGVLSMLIGTPAAFLLVRGGMRGKAAMLAFVLSPIVVPRMIIAVGIFYFFAKIGLVGSSLGLVLAHTTVAVPYVVITMMAVLRNYDTRLDLAAQSLGARPWATLRRVTFPILGAGLMSSFLFAFATSFDELTIALFTSGGLSTTLPKQFWDEITMQISPVIAAVSTCLFIFIAALIWVADRLRRRSLAA
- a CDS encoding 4-hydroxy-tetrahydrodipicolinate synthase encodes the protein MLSAQQLRGVLPAIPTPVNADDTIDSGAARTLMRYLLKQGVDGVVPLGGTGEYGALARAERIRMASIAAEEAAGSIPVIAGVLDPGYHDAMQAGKEFAAAGADGLLVLTPYYTNPTQGGIRDYFLRYADESPLPILIYEIPYRTRISIAPEVLHELSKHERIIGMKACNTDMWHFLRTVAGVDKSFSILSGEDTLFPLHVAAGARGGIVVTASLLPSAWRKIYQLAADGKTQEALALHRSLIPLMNLAFAETNPGPMKSVMDLIGVHAPTMLAPLVQAAPELSANLRVELAKQLDAFERRL
- a CDS encoding transcriptional regulator, IclR family codes for the protein MSEHARGTARKIKAAEPETPRSSLFVGSTEKAFQVLHAFDGPSRHMTLVDIARASGLDRSATQRLVHTLEALGYLYRVPDTRNYGLTTKVLQFSYNYVRANELIDKASPYLLDISRRLGETTNLLELDGHEIVFVARFPGQHLVNIDIVVGARLPAMFTAAGIAILSRLSDDRVRDILAQTHLEPLTHYTETNPDKLLERVRKVARRGYAVIENETVLGDISVAAPVTDHGGMGVAAINISVPTSRWSREKVEAELAQHVQVAATSISKSRLTGYQR
- a CDS encoding (S)-mandelate dehydrogenase; translated protein: MLSCVADYRIAAQKRLPRLAFDYLDGGAEDGDALRRNAEAYRQWLFKPRVLTDVSRCSSATQFFGREASAPLIVGPTGLNGLFWPRADELLAHAASEAGLPFVLSTASTSLLEDVRAAAPHGDLWMQLYVQQDRGIAEDLMRRASAAGFSTLVLTVDVPVHGKRDHDTRNGFALPLRLSPRLIADCIRHPHWCWQMARHGSPQLKNIAQSVGERADLSRHAAMLSRQMDLTLGWADLDWVRRHWSGKLIVKGIQGRDDALLALAHGTDGIVLSNHGGRQLGSTFAPLELLPDIADAVGNRLDVFVDGGVRRGSDALKAVSLGARGVLLGRAPLYGLASRGGAGVREVLALMMQEMHIAMRLLGCGALAQLGPGLVERAAWDR
- a CDS encoding Predicted arabinose efflux permease, MFS family, producing MDCMATMRRFSHSCEREIMSTVAFPSTVADPQAPAGNAVPPTVIRSAQDVSRIVNAGAAKGSNARIVIAIALGGVFLDAYDLTSLAYGIKDIARQFSLSPVQVGFVSSAITFGAILGALFGGYLTDRIGRYRVFMADMLFFVVAAIAAGLAPNAWVLGGARFLMGFGVGLDLPVAMAFLAEFSRVAGKGNKAASVAAWCPAWYAATSTCYLLILGLYAILPEHQLGWLWRLTLAFGAVPAIAIILVRSRYISESPVWAANQGDLDEAARILKRSYGVDAVVERSATPVKAPRAASWRNYGVLFNATYRRRTILAAVIGSASSFGYNAIIFGLPVIITSFFHQGPLTTIIAALALNLAFAFVGGLIGVRTAPTVGAWKMTVLGHSLQFASLIGLALIGKPGSGALVVVAILLLGGYLFGQGFGPGSHSMTYASLSYPTSLRGIGVGFNQTLVRSASTVSLFLFPVLAAALGTKVFWVIAIAPLSSLLVLLAIRWEPSGYDIDAEDYEEPPVKANAAPV